A part of Streptomyces sp. NBC_01451 genomic DNA contains:
- a CDS encoding thiolase family protein yields MSAYLYAATRTPFGRFNGALAGVRPDDLAAAAITSTLATVPGLDPAAIDDVVWGNANGAGEENRNVGRMAALLAGLPVSVPGTTVNRLCGSSLDAAMTASRTIESGDAEVVLTGGVESMTRAPWVLPKSAKPFPVGDVTAVSTTLGWRLVNPRMPKEWTVSLGEANERLRERFGISRERQDEFAARSHQLADLAWESGFYDGLVAPVEGVGLTRDEGIRAGSTPEVLAGLKPVFRTPEQGGTITAGNASPLNDGASAVLLGSERAAAAIGADPIARIAGRGVMALEPQAFGYAPVEAANRALARAGIGWDQVGAVELNEAFAVQSLACLDAWKIDPAIVNQKGGAIAIGHPLGASGGRVLATLAKVLRVTKRRYGVAAICIGVGQGLAVVLENCGVTEAGR; encoded by the coding sequence ATGAGTGCTTATCTGTACGCCGCGACGCGGACGCCGTTCGGCCGTTTCAACGGCGCGCTGGCCGGTGTCCGTCCCGACGACCTCGCCGCCGCCGCGATCACCTCGACGCTCGCGACGGTGCCGGGTCTCGACCCTGCCGCCATCGACGACGTGGTGTGGGGCAACGCCAACGGCGCCGGGGAGGAGAACCGCAACGTCGGCCGCATGGCCGCGCTGCTCGCCGGGCTCCCGGTGAGCGTGCCCGGCACCACCGTCAACCGGCTGTGCGGTTCGAGCCTCGACGCGGCGATGACGGCCAGCCGGACGATCGAGTCCGGCGACGCCGAGGTGGTGCTGACCGGCGGCGTGGAGTCCATGACGCGTGCGCCGTGGGTGCTGCCCAAGTCGGCGAAACCCTTCCCGGTCGGCGACGTCACCGCGGTATCGACCACGCTCGGCTGGCGGCTGGTCAATCCTCGGATGCCGAAGGAGTGGACGGTCAGCCTCGGTGAGGCCAACGAGCGGCTCCGGGAGCGCTTCGGCATCTCCCGCGAGCGGCAGGACGAGTTCGCCGCCCGCTCGCACCAACTGGCCGACCTGGCTTGGGAGTCGGGCTTCTACGACGGTCTGGTGGCGCCGGTCGAGGGCGTCGGCCTGACGCGCGACGAGGGCATCCGGGCCGGGTCCACACCCGAGGTGCTGGCCGGGCTCAAGCCGGTCTTCCGTACGCCGGAGCAGGGCGGCACCATCACCGCGGGCAACGCCAGTCCGCTCAACGACGGAGCCTCCGCGGTGCTGCTGGGCAGCGAGAGGGCAGCGGCGGCCATCGGGGCCGACCCGATCGCCCGTATCGCCGGCCGGGGAGTGATGGCGCTGGAACCGCAGGCCTTCGGCTACGCCCCGGTCGAGGCGGCGAACCGCGCGCTCGCCCGGGCCGGGATCGGCTGGGACCAGGTGGGCGCGGTCGAGCTCAACGAGGCCTTCGCCGTACAGTCGCTCGCCTGTCTCGACGCGTGGAAGATCGACCCCGCCATCGTCAACCAGAAGGGCGGCGCCATCGCGATCGGGCACCCGCTGGGAGCCTCGGGCGGTCGCGTCCTCGCCACGCTGGCCAAGGTGCTGCGCGTGACGAAGCGGCGTTACGGCGTCGCCGCGATCTGCATCGGCGTCGGCCAGGGGCTGGCCGTCGTGCTCGAGAACTGCGGTGTCACGGAGGCGGGCCGGTGA
- a CDS encoding LysR substrate-binding domain-containing protein produces MDLRHLRYFVAVAEERHFGRAAERLHMAQPPLSQQIRQLEGELGVQLLHRTTRRVDLTEAGRAYLERARAILAGVEEATHHARLVAAGSVGHLAIGCVGSATYSLLPALSRRLAEELPGVEFSFRGEMLAPGQVEALRTGAIDVALLRPPAADLSLTVHTLRRDRLVVAVPVDHALARRSRLRVTDLAGADLIVHSADRRSVMYDVVLGLLRDAGVEPRIRHEVGETSTLVTLVAGGLGVAVVPEPVTALALDGVTYLPLTGADARVELAVAHRADRAEPHLARTVGIIRAMF; encoded by the coding sequence ATGGATCTGCGTCATCTCCGGTACTTCGTGGCGGTGGCCGAGGAGCGTCACTTCGGGCGCGCCGCCGAGCGACTCCACATGGCCCAGCCGCCGCTGTCCCAGCAGATCCGCCAGCTGGAGGGCGAGCTCGGGGTCCAGCTGCTCCACCGCACCACCCGCCGGGTCGACCTCACCGAGGCCGGGCGGGCCTACCTGGAGCGGGCGCGCGCGATCCTCGCCGGCGTCGAAGAGGCCACCCATCACGCGCGGCTCGTCGCCGCCGGCTCGGTGGGCCACCTCGCGATCGGATGCGTGGGTTCGGCGACGTACAGCCTCCTGCCCGCGCTCTCGCGGCGGCTCGCGGAGGAGCTTCCCGGCGTGGAGTTCTCCTTCCGCGGCGAGATGCTCGCGCCCGGCCAGGTGGAGGCGCTGCGTACCGGCGCGATCGACGTCGCGCTGCTGCGGCCTCCGGCGGCCGACCTCTCGCTCACCGTGCACACGCTGCGCCGGGACCGGCTCGTGGTCGCCGTACCGGTCGACCACGCCCTCGCCCGCCGGTCACGACTGCGCGTCACGGACCTGGCCGGTGCCGACCTGATCGTGCACTCCGCCGACCGCCGGTCGGTGATGTACGACGTCGTGCTGGGCCTTCTGCGCGACGCGGGCGTGGAGCCGCGCATCCGCCACGAGGTCGGCGAGACCTCGACACTGGTCACGCTCGTGGCGGGCGGCCTCGGTGTCGCGGTCGTGCCCGAGCCGGTGACCGCGCTGGCCCTCGACGGCGTCACCTACCTGCCGCTGACCGGAGCCGACGCCCGCGTCGAGCTGGCCGTCGCCCACCGCGCCGACCGCGCCGAGCCGCACCTGGCACGCACCGTGGGGATCATCCGGGCGATGTTCTGA